Proteins from one Scyliorhinus canicula chromosome 6, sScyCan1.1, whole genome shotgun sequence genomic window:
- the LOC119967810 gene encoding vasculin-like protein 1: MLVIKKVLKEEPIFSTSFCSSGNHFANCNKNTASPSVYKNLIPKPAPPPSKPGPWKSTGRENKPGLFYSGQDSAFTSPIAMIKPSVQFSSSCHISPKEIPSSTTPPIEISTCRLMKLTRVKTDKKSEFLKALKDDRNDEISEHRDFDKLEDCVQNIPETNGKSNGHQHHLSLCGPEKDYLSSSLEAEHRLLKEMGWQESSENDNFLPLTEDELREFQAKTEQLKKNGFRKNGFQFKNRCTALHFAHCGGIFSTGLHEDSDSETSSSTNSDDDA, from the coding sequence ATGCTGGTCATCAAAAAAGTTTTGAAAGAGGAACCAATATTCTCAACTAGCTTTTGTTCTTCAGGAAACCATTTTGCAAACTGCAACAAAAACACTGCAAGCCCAAGCGTTTACAAAAATCTAATACCCAAACCTGCACCTCCTCCCTCAAAGCCAGGACCATGGAAATCtactggaagggagaacaaacCTGGCTTATTTTACTCTGGCCAAGATTCAGCATTTACAAGTCCCATTGCGATGATCAAACCTTCAGTACAGTTCAGCAGTAGTTGTCACATCTCTCCAAAAGAGATTCCTTCAAGTACCACTCCTCCAATAGAGATCAGCACATGTCGTCTAATGAAACTGACTCGGGTAAAGACAGACAAGAAGAGTGAGTTTCTGAAGGCACTGAAAGATGACCGAAACGATGAAATATCAGAACACAGAGATTTCGACAAATTGGAAGATTGTGTACAGAATATTCCAGAAACAAATGGGAAATCAAATGGTCATCAGCATCATCTCTCCCTCTGTGGCCCGGAAAAAGATTATCTTTCCAGTTCTCTTGAAGCAGAACATAGATTGTTGAAAGAAATGGGTTGGCAGGAATCCTCGGAGAATGATAACTTCTTGCCTCTGACTGAAGATGAGCTCAGGGAGTTCCAGGCTAAAACTGAGCAGCTCAAGAAAAATGGCTTTAGGAAAAATGGTTTTCAGTTCAAGAACCGATGTACAGCTTTACATTTCGCCCATTGTGGAGGCATTTTCAGTACAGGGCTTCATGAAGACTCAGATTCTGAAACTAGCAGTAGTACCAATTCTGATGATGATGCCTAA